A single window of Methanoculleus oceani DNA harbors:
- a CDS encoding 2-oxoacid:acceptor oxidoreductase subunit alpha — MGEYSVLIGGKAGEGINTAGLSIAALFSRLGYRTYMYFDYPSLIRGGHNFAIIRASEKAIGAHRTPVDVLLAFDQNSIDNHRQRVHSGTTVIYDASQAVQAEGYGLPLDTIVKEEKAPPITGNSAMLGALARVAGIGREVLDDVLRTTVPAKHLEANLRVAGRGYDAVESVFTVEPLDAPALPVLTGNEAAGLGLVYGGLDTYVAYPMTPSSSLLHFLANRAEDLAVRVIHPENEIGVILMALGLAYAGEKTAVGTSGGGFCLMTEGLSLAGMSEIPVTIVMGQRPGPSTGMPTYTAQGDLHFVLNAGQGEFPRLVVAPGDLEEAYTWSATALMLSWRYQVPAIVLTDKTLAEGACSFDIGAVAELPDREPVLWDGAGEYRRYARTESGVSPLAFPGREGAVVKATSYAHDEVGFTTEESGEVIELQEMRFRKGESLRAELATYPAVKAYGARDAGTTIVCWGSEKWACIEAAERFGARVVQPIVLAPFPARQWKEAMIGAGRVACVENNATGQLARLLRQQGFDPGRPVLKYDGRPFAVDELETRLLEVFA; from the coding sequence ATGGGCGAATACTCCGTACTGATCGGCGGAAAGGCCGGGGAGGGCATCAACACGGCCGGCCTCTCCATCGCCGCTCTCTTCTCCCGCCTCGGCTACCGCACCTACATGTACTTCGATTACCCCTCGCTCATCCGGGGCGGGCACAACTTCGCGATCATCCGGGCCTCGGAGAAGGCGATCGGGGCGCACCGCACCCCGGTCGACGTCCTCCTCGCCTTCGACCAGAACAGCATCGATAACCACCGCCAGAGGGTCCACAGCGGCACGACGGTCATCTACGACGCCTCGCAGGCGGTGCAGGCGGAGGGCTACGGCCTCCCGCTCGACACGATCGTCAAGGAGGAGAAGGCACCCCCGATCACCGGAAACTCAGCGATGCTCGGGGCGCTTGCCCGGGTGGCGGGCATCGGCCGGGAGGTGCTCGATGATGTCCTCCGCACGACCGTCCCCGCAAAGCACCTGGAGGCGAACCTCCGGGTCGCCGGGCGGGGCTACGACGCCGTGGAGAGTGTCTTCACCGTCGAGCCGCTCGATGCCCCGGCACTCCCGGTCCTGACGGGAAACGAGGCCGCGGGACTCGGGCTCGTTTACGGCGGGCTCGACACCTACGTCGCCTACCCGATGACACCGTCATCAAGTCTCCTCCACTTCCTCGCCAACCGCGCCGAAGACCTCGCAGTCAGGGTCATCCACCCTGAAAACGAGATCGGCGTCATCCTGATGGCGCTCGGGCTTGCCTACGCCGGCGAGAAGACGGCGGTCGGCACCTCGGGCGGCGGGTTCTGCCTGATGACCGAAGGCCTCTCCCTTGCGGGGATGTCCGAGATTCCCGTGACGATCGTGATGGGGCAGCGGCCCGGCCCGAGCACCGGCATGCCGACCTACACCGCCCAGGGCGATCTCCACTTCGTCCTGAACGCAGGCCAGGGGGAGTTCCCCCGGCTCGTCGTCGCCCCGGGCGATCTCGAGGAGGCCTACACCTGGTCGGCGACCGCCCTGATGCTCTCCTGGCGGTACCAGGTCCCCGCGATCGTCCTGACCGACAAGACACTCGCGGAAGGAGCCTGCTCTTTCGATATCGGGGCAGTTGCAGAGCTCCCGGACCGGGAACCCGTACTCTGGGACGGTGCAGGGGAGTACCGGCGGTATGCCCGGACCGAGAGCGGAGTATCGCCGCTCGCCTTCCCGGGAAGGGAAGGCGCCGTCGTCAAGGCAACCAGTTACGCCCACGACGAGGTCGGGTTCACGACGGAAGAGAGTGGAGAGGTCATTGAACTGCAGGAGATGAGATTCAGGAAGGGCGAGAGTCTCAGGGCGGAACTTGCCACCTACCCGGCGGTGAAGGCTTACGGCGCACGGGACGCCGGTACGACGATCGTCTGCTGGGGATCGGAGAAGTGGGCCTGCATCGAGGCCGCCGAACGGTTCGGAGCAAGGGTCGTCCAGCCGATCGTGCTTGCACCCTTCCCCGCCCGGCAATGGAAGGAGGCGATGATCGGGGCGGGGAGGGTCGCCTGCGTCGAGAACAACGCCACCGGACAGCTCGCCCGCCTCCTCCGGCAGCAGGGCTTCGACCCCGGCCGCCCGGTCCTGAAGTACGACGGGCGGCCGTTTGCGGTCGATGAACTGGAGACGAGACTCCTGGAGGTCTTCGCATGA
- a CDS encoding thiamine pyrophosphate-dependent enzyme, translated as MTPKQPAGKVAGSLVSPAQNTWCPGCGNFSIQHMMKSAIAELSEEEGIPLENFVLLGGIGCHGKLVDYLNINSFYGIHGRSIPAATGMRLANPDLKVICHVGDGDIYAEGLDHLIFAAKRNSDITVIVHDNRVYGLTTGQYTPTSPTGFKGRSTPGGITEHPINPLEVMLAAGATHIARGYTRKVQHLKDLFKEAIVHRGFSFVDVLQICATYFNLTDYYNEHAYEVQEGEVDTGRFESALSKIREWDYDREAPIPLGTFYSVEKPIYEEKFRALTAGRPERRALVRKALEEWR; from the coding sequence ATGACCCCCAAGCAGCCTGCCGGAAAAGTGGCCGGCAGTCTCGTCAGCCCGGCCCAGAACACCTGGTGCCCGGGGTGCGGCAACTTCTCGATCCAGCACATGATGAAGTCGGCCATCGCCGAACTCTCGGAGGAGGAGGGGATCCCCCTCGAGAACTTCGTCCTCCTCGGCGGCATCGGGTGCCACGGGAAACTGGTCGATTACCTGAATATCAACAGTTTCTACGGCATCCACGGCCGTTCGATCCCGGCGGCCACCGGGATGCGCCTCGCAAATCCGGACTTAAAGGTGATCTGCCACGTCGGGGACGGGGACATCTACGCCGAGGGTCTCGACCACCTCATCTTCGCGGCAAAACGCAACAGCGACATCACTGTGATCGTCCACGACAACCGGGTCTACGGGCTGACGACGGGGCAGTACACCCCGACGTCGCCCACCGGCTTTAAAGGCCGCTCCACCCCCGGCGGGATCACGGAGCACCCTATAAACCCTCTCGAGGTGATGCTCGCCGCCGGGGCCACCCACATCGCGCGGGGCTACACGAGAAAAGTCCAGCACTTAAAAGACCTCTTCAAGGAAGCGATCGTGCACCGGGGGTTCTCGTTCGTCGACGTCCTCCAGATCTGCGCGACCTACTTCAACCTGACCGACTACTATAACGAGCACGCCTACGAGGTGCAGGAGGGCGAGGTCGACACCGGCCGGTTCGAGAGCGCTCTTTCAAAGATCCGGGAATGGGACTACGACCGTGAAGCACCGATCCCGCTCGGAACGTTCTACTCCGTCGAAAAACCCATCTACGAAGAGAAGTTCCGGGCGCTCACCGCCGGGAGGCCGGAGAGGCGGGCACTCGTCCGGAAGGCTCTCGAAGAGTGGCGGTGA
- a CDS encoding glucose 1-dehydrogenase, with product MKRLEGKNVLVTGGSTGIGRATAIRFADEGANVAINYHSSEREAEITLEEAQKTCSIIREKGCREMLVQGDVASEEDVERIFREVLKAWGRLDVLVNNAGIQTESPTHEMAMDAYDRVLAVNLRGAFLCAREAVRHFLDRRGGGIILNNTSVHETIPKPHYAPYAASKAGLGALARTLALEYAGQGIRVNTVAPGAIVTPLNREWAGDPEKRAAVEGHIPMGRAGEPEEIAAVFAFLASDEAAYITGQTIYVDGGLTLCADFRTPWSSGT from the coding sequence ATGAAACGGCTGGAAGGAAAGAACGTCCTCGTTACCGGGGGTTCGACCGGCATCGGCCGGGCGACGGCGATCAGGTTCGCGGACGAAGGTGCAAACGTCGCCATAAACTATCACTCGAGCGAAAGGGAGGCAGAGATAACGCTTGAGGAGGCCCAGAAGACCTGCAGCATCATCCGCGAGAAAGGATGCCGGGAGATGCTGGTCCAGGGGGACGTCGCGAGCGAAGAGGACGTCGAGCGCATATTCCGGGAGGTCCTCAAGGCGTGGGGGCGGCTCGATGTCCTGGTCAACAACGCGGGCATCCAGACCGAAAGCCCGACCCACGAGATGGCCATGGACGCTTACGACCGGGTCCTCGCGGTGAACCTCCGGGGCGCGTTCCTCTGCGCACGGGAGGCGGTGCGGCATTTCCTCGACCGCAGGGGCGGGGGCATCATCCTCAACAACACCTCGGTTCACGAGACCATCCCGAAACCCCACTACGCCCCTTACGCCGCGAGCAAGGCGGGACTCGGGGCTCTCGCGAGGACGCTCGCGCTCGAGTATGCCGGGCAGGGCATCCGGGTCAACACGGTCGCCCCCGGCGCGATCGTAACCCCGCTAAACCGGGAGTGGGCGGGAGACCCCGAGAAGAGGGCGGCTGTAGAAGGCCACATCCCGATGGGACGCGCCGGAGAGCCCGAGGAGATTGCCGCGGTCTTTGCCTTCCTCGCCTCCGACGAGGCCGCCTACATCACCGGGCAGACCATCTACGTGGACGGCGGACTGACGCTCTGTGCCGACTTCAGGACCCCGTGGTCGTCGGGGACTTGA
- a CDS encoding MFS transporter has protein sequence MVFEAKENLTEEEVRHGLKLVIRDGLATQAMVTLTGGIFLVAFALQLGASNTVIGLLAAIPPLAELLQIPAIYIVERVRRRRLVVVAASFAARLCWIPIVLIPFFLSPEQGIFVLIASIALYASFSAVSHCGWNSWMRDLIPQDRLGDFFSRRLTLSTGIALVISLAAGFFIDSWEAVFPDLAAYGYSILFLLGLIAGLFGITLLARTPEPRMAVGDGEDGLLAAIKKPFADINFKNLIVFLGSWNFAVNLAAPFFTVYMLQRIGLDISVVVALSVLSQVMNIVFYRSWGRVSDRYSNKSVLAVSGPLFMLAIFAWMFVTLPNVYILTYPLLILIHILMGISLAGVSLASGNISLKMAPQGQATSYLAASTFANSVAAGVAPILGGLLVDFFAERELIWTLIWKDPVQELVFVTLDVQQWEFFFLFAFILGLYSLHRLTVVQEEGEAKEQEVVDELIAGVRRDMRNFSPAGGLRDFVKFPFSSAGSRRGKKKR, from the coding sequence ATGGTCTTTGAGGCAAAAGAGAACCTGACGGAAGAAGAGGTCCGTCACGGCTTAAAACTCGTCATCAGGGACGGCCTTGCCACCCAGGCGATGGTGACGCTGACCGGCGGCATCTTCCTCGTGGCCTTCGCCCTGCAGCTCGGCGCGTCCAACACCGTCATCGGCCTGCTTGCCGCCATCCCCCCACTCGCAGAACTCCTGCAGATACCCGCCATCTACATCGTCGAACGCGTCAGGAGGAGGAGGCTGGTGGTCGTGGCGGCGTCGTTCGCCGCCCGCCTCTGCTGGATACCCATCGTCCTGATACCGTTCTTCCTCTCGCCGGAGCAGGGGATATTCGTGCTCATCGCCTCAATTGCTCTCTACGCGTCGTTCTCGGCGGTCTCCCACTGCGGCTGGAACTCCTGGATGCGGGACCTCATACCGCAGGACCGGCTCGGCGACTTCTTCTCCCGGCGGCTGACCCTCTCCACGGGTATCGCACTCGTCATCAGCCTCGCCGCCGGTTTCTTCATCGACTCGTGGGAGGCCGTCTTCCCGGACCTTGCAGCCTACGGCTACTCGATCCTCTTCCTCCTCGGGCTCATCGCCGGCCTCTTCGGGATCACGCTCCTCGCCCGAACGCCCGAGCCCCGGATGGCCGTCGGGGACGGGGAGGACGGCCTGCTCGCCGCGATCAAAAAGCCTTTTGCGGACATCAACTTCAAGAACCTCATCGTATTCCTCGGTTCGTGGAACTTCGCCGTCAACCTCGCGGCGCCGTTCTTCACGGTCTACATGCTGCAGAGGATCGGCCTCGATATCTCGGTCGTCGTCGCTCTCAGCGTCCTCAGCCAGGTGATGAACATCGTCTTCTACCGCTCGTGGGGCCGGGTCTCCGACCGCTACTCCAACAAGTCGGTCCTTGCCGTGAGCGGCCCGCTTTTCATGCTCGCGATCTTCGCGTGGATGTTCGTCACGCTCCCCAACGTCTACATCCTGACCTACCCGCTGCTCATCCTCATCCACATCCTGATGGGGATCTCGCTTGCGGGGGTCTCGCTCGCTTCGGGAAACATCAGCCTGAAGATGGCCCCGCAGGGTCAGGCGACCAGCTACCTTGCAGCGAGCACCTTCGCAAACTCGGTCGCAGCGGGGGTCGCCCCGATCCTCGGCGGGCTCCTCGTGGACTTCTTCGCCGAGCGGGAACTCATCTGGACCCTGATCTGGAAGGACCCGGTGCAGGAGCTCGTCTTCGTCACCCTCGACGTCCAGCAGTGGGAGTTCTTCTTCCTCTTCGCCTTCATCCTCGGCCTCTACTCCCTCCACCGCCTGACGGTGGTGCAGGAGGAGGGGGAGGCGAAGGAGCAGGAGGTCGTCGACGAACTCATCGCGGGGGTCCGCCGGGATATGCGCAACTTCTCCCCCGCAGGGGGCCTCCGGGACTTCGTGAAGTTCCCCTTCTCGTCCGCCGGGAGCCGCCGGGGGAAGAAGAAGCGGTAG
- a CDS encoding SagB/ThcOx family dehydrogenase: MDVKSRRIGLVVAVLLAAVLVSGCAGIPLTPGGNSTPAPPDGAVTLPEPRRTGEVSVEEALWERRSVRAYAEVPLTIADAGQVLWAAQGVTDDRGYRTTPSAGGLYPLEVYLVAGGVMDLEPGVYHYRPGEHLLVRVGDGDRRAALQAAAVNQTAVGDAPATVVIAAVPDRTTAKYGERGMRYVFMEAGHAAENVYLQAEAIDLGTVVIGAFDDDEVREVLALPENTTPLYLMPVGRPVPEND; this comes from the coding sequence ATGGACGTGAAGAGTCGCCGTATCGGCCTCGTCGTCGCCGTCCTGCTGGCAGCGGTGCTGGTCTCCGGGTGCGCCGGCATCCCCCTGACACCCGGCGGGAACAGCACGCCGGCACCGCCGGACGGCGCCGTCACCCTCCCGGAGCCCCGTCGTACGGGCGAGGTTTCCGTCGAGGAGGCGCTGTGGGAGCGGCGGTCGGTCCGGGCCTATGCCGAAGTGCCGCTGACCATCGCCGACGCCGGGCAGGTCCTCTGGGCGGCGCAGGGAGTCACGGACGACCGGGGTTACCGGACCACCCCCTCCGCCGGCGGCCTCTATCCCCTGGAGGTCTACCTCGTCGCGGGCGGCGTCATGGACCTTGAGCCGGGGGTCTACCACTACCGGCCCGGGGAACACCTGCTCGTCCGGGTCGGCGACGGGGACCGTCGGGCCGCCCTGCAGGCGGCGGCCGTCAACCAGACCGCCGTGGGCGACGCCCCGGCAACGGTCGTCATCGCCGCGGTCCCGGACCGGACGACCGCGAAGTACGGCGAGCGGGGGATGCGCTACGTCTTCATGGAGGCGGGGCACGCCGCAGAGAACGTCTACCTCCAGGCGGAGGCGATCGATCTCGGCACTGTCGTTATCGGGGCGTTCGACGACGACGAGGTCCGGGAAGTCCTCGCGCTCCCGGAGAACACGACACCGCTCTACCTCATGCCGGTGGGAAGACCGGTTCCGGAGAATGATTGA
- a CDS encoding nitroreductase family protein: MIEVTGRPQGGMMDAFEAIITRRSVREYTDRPVARETVEKLLAAAMQAPFSGREQPWHFVVIDDPEILSRIPAVSPYAEVRPPAPAAILVCLDLRIPESPDLRVQGCAAATENLLLAAHALGLGAVWTAVYPDPDLMLGFANLFSLPDGVAGFALVTVGYPAARPPPVDRYREERVHHNGW, translated from the coding sequence ATGATTGAAGTCACGGGCCGTCCACAGGGCGGCATGATGGACGCCTTCGAAGCAATCATAACCCGGCGGAGCGTGCGGGAGTATACCGACCGCCCGGTCGCCCGGGAGACGGTGGAGAAACTCCTCGCGGCCGCAATGCAGGCCCCCTTCTCCGGAAGGGAGCAGCCCTGGCACTTCGTCGTCATCGACGACCCGGAGATCCTCTCCCGCATCCCGGCGGTCAGCCCCTACGCGGAGGTCCGTCCCCCCGCGCCGGCGGCAATCCTCGTCTGTCTCGACCTCCGCATCCCCGAGAGCCCCGACCTCCGGGTGCAGGGCTGTGCCGCGGCAACGGAGAACCTCCTCCTCGCCGCCCATGCCCTCGGGCTCGGCGCGGTCTGGACCGCCGTCTACCCGGACCCCGACCTGATGCTCGGGTTTGCAAACCTCTTCTCGCTCCCGGACGGCGTCGCGGGGTTTGCCCTCGTCACCGTCGGCTACCCGGCCGCCCGTCCCCCGCCGGTCGACCGCTACCGCGAGGAGCGGGTCCACCATAACGGCTGGTGA
- a CDS encoding TMEM175 family protein, producing MEQRDDGRETGAPPGFPKNRMEALTDGIFAIAMTLLVLSLDVPAGIHDPSGATVTAMLASQLPAFYHYLLAFFILASFWIVHHVQAERLRHTDRTFLWINIVMLLFVTLVPFSVSLIGDYPGRIFAAIVFEVNLLGLGLLFAAQWRYATHNRRLVHPGTDIRRGNQRVMVVPAVSVIAILLALAGWTWSTAAYALIPLVMRFLPPGR from the coding sequence ATGGAGCAGAGAGACGACGGCCGGGAGACCGGAGCACCGCCCGGGTTCCCGAAGAACAGGATGGAGGCGCTCACCGACGGCATATTCGCCATTGCCATGACCCTCCTGGTACTCAGCCTCGACGTCCCGGCAGGCATCCACGACCCCTCCGGCGCCACCGTCACGGCAATGCTTGCCAGCCAGCTCCCCGCCTTCTACCACTACCTCCTCGCGTTCTTCATCCTCGCTTCCTTCTGGATAGTCCATCACGTGCAGGCAGAGCGGCTCCGCCACACCGACCGCACGTTCCTCTGGATCAATATCGTCATGCTCCTGTTCGTCACGCTGGTGCCGTTCTCCGTCTCCCTCATCGGCGACTACCCGGGCAGGATCTTCGCGGCAATCGTTTTCGAGGTAAACCTTCTCGGCCTCGGCCTGCTCTTTGCCGCGCAGTGGAGGTATGCCACGCATAACCGCCGGCTCGTTCACCCCGGCACCGACATACGGCGCGGAAACCAGCGGGTGATGGTGGTTCCGGCCGTCTCCGTCATCGCGATCCTCCTCGCCCTCGCCGGCTGGACCTGGAGCACCGCGGCCTACGCGCTCATTCCTCTCGTGATGCGGTTTCTTCCCCCGGGCAGGTGA
- a CDS encoding agmatine deiminase family protein, giving the protein MSTQTIGLIQTAVSDDPDRNLARTLEMARTAIAKGARILCLQELYRAPYFPQYEDTDASAYAETIPGPSTEAFSALAREHGVVIVVPLYERTASGEHYNTAVVIDADGRLLPAYRKVHVPYDPLFYEKNYFRPGDRYRVYDTRHGRIAVLICYDQWFPEAARTVALQGAEIIFYPTAIGHIAGEEPPEGDWREAWETVQRGHAIANSVHVAAVNRVGDEGDIRFFGSSFVADAFGNVLARAGGTGEEILIVEVDLAGNEAVREGWGFLENRRPETYGALTRRFLPGRTPAGSGYRMPAEWEPHDAVWLSWPHDRETFPDLAAVERTYIEIIAALRGSEPVDLLVTGEAMRTRIVAVLEEEGVDTGGVRFHFADYADVWFRDYGPTFLINPKAESLAMVNWTFNAWGEKYTELMGDTRVPLIMNREMELPLFTPGIVLEGGSVEVNGRGTVIVTEACLLNPNRNPHLSREEIEAYLEAYLGAGHVIWLTQGIAGDDTDGHVDDIARFVDPTTVVCALEENEDDENHALLQENYALLRASTDQDGNPLTVIPLPMPGRVGGAERLPASYANFYVGNTVVLVPVFKHPNDEIALARIRQAFPDREVAGIDCTAMVEGLGAIHCISQQQPSVVPGVTCPGEETASREE; this is encoded by the coding sequence ATGAGCACGCAAACGATCGGCCTCATCCAGACGGCGGTGAGCGACGACCCCGACCGCAACCTGGCCCGCACCCTCGAGATGGCGAGAACGGCGATCGCGAAGGGTGCGCGGATCCTCTGCCTGCAGGAACTCTACCGGGCCCCCTACTTCCCGCAGTATGAGGATACGGACGCCTCCGCCTATGCCGAGACGATCCCGGGCCCCTCGACCGAAGCGTTCTCGGCGCTTGCCCGGGAGCACGGCGTGGTGATCGTCGTGCCGCTCTACGAGCGGACCGCGTCCGGCGAGCACTATAACACCGCGGTGGTGATCGACGCCGACGGGCGGCTGCTTCCCGCTTATCGGAAGGTGCACGTCCCTTACGATCCCCTCTTCTACGAGAAGAACTACTTCCGGCCCGGGGACCGCTACCGGGTCTACGATACCCGGCACGGCCGGATTGCCGTGCTCATCTGTTACGACCAGTGGTTCCCGGAAGCCGCGAGGACGGTCGCGCTGCAGGGTGCGGAGATAATCTTCTACCCGACCGCCATCGGCCATATCGCAGGCGAAGAGCCTCCCGAAGGCGACTGGCGCGAGGCGTGGGAGACGGTGCAGCGGGGCCACGCGATAGCAAACAGCGTCCACGTCGCCGCCGTCAACCGGGTGGGAGACGAGGGGGATATCCGGTTCTTCGGGAGTTCGTTCGTCGCCGATGCGTTCGGGAACGTCCTTGCCCGGGCGGGCGGGACCGGTGAGGAAATCCTCATCGTCGAGGTCGACCTCGCGGGAAACGAGGCTGTCCGGGAAGGCTGGGGCTTCCTTGAGAACCGGCGGCCGGAGACCTACGGGGCGCTCACCCGGAGGTTCCTGCCGGGGAGGACCCCTGCGGGGTCGGGCTACCGCATGCCGGCGGAGTGGGAGCCGCACGACGCCGTCTGGCTCTCCTGGCCCCATGACCGCGAGACGTTCCCCGACCTTGCCGCGGTGGAGCGGACCTACATCGAGATCATCGCGGCGCTCCGCGGGTCCGAACCCGTCGACCTCCTCGTCACCGGCGAAGCGATGCGCACCCGGATCGTGGCGGTGCTCGAGGAGGAGGGCGTCGATACTGGGGGCGTCAGGTTTCATTTCGCCGATTATGCCGACGTCTGGTTCCGGGATTACGGGCCGACGTTCTTGATCAACCCGAAGGCGGAGAGCCTCGCTATGGTGAACTGGACGTTCAACGCCTGGGGAGAGAAGTACACGGAACTCATGGGAGATACCCGGGTCCCGCTCATCATGAACCGCGAGATGGAACTCCCGCTCTTCACCCCCGGGATCGTCCTCGAGGGCGGGTCAGTCGAGGTGAACGGGCGCGGCACGGTGATCGTGACGGAGGCGTGCCTCTTAAACCCGAACCGGAACCCGCACCTCTCCAGGGAGGAGATCGAGGCGTATCTCGAGGCCTACCTTGGCGCCGGGCACGTCATCTGGTTAACGCAGGGCATCGCCGGCGACGACACCGACGGCCACGTCGACGATATCGCCCGGTTCGTGGACCCGACAACCGTCGTCTGCGCTCTCGAGGAGAACGAGGACGACGAGAACCACGCTCTCCTTCAGGAGAACTACGCCCTCCTCCGGGCGTCGACCGACCAGGACGGCAATCCCTTAACGGTCATCCCCCTCCCGATGCCGGGGAGGGTCGGCGGCGCAGAACGGCTGCCGGCAAGTTACGCAAACTTCTACGTGGGCAATACCGTCGTGCTGGTGCCGGTTTTTAAGCACCCGAACGACGAGATCGCCCTGGCGCGGATCCGGCAGGCCTTCCCCGACCGGGAGGTCGCCGGGATCGACTGCACGGCGATGGTCGAGGGCCTCGGCGCGATCCACTGCATCAGTCAGCAGCAGCCGTCCGTGGTGCCGGGCGTCACCTGCCCGGGGGAAGAAACCGCATCACGAGAGGAATGA
- a CDS encoding manganese efflux pump MntP encodes MDLATTLLIAVALAMDAFAVSISGGATLREDRGRWALIAGALFGGFQAGMPVLGWLGGVTLASFIGIWGPWIAFLLLALIGGKMIVEAVRGNGESVQFAAGSMAVLFLLAVATSIDALAVGVTFAVLDTPILWPAVTIGIVTFALSAAGVLVGSSFGRVFGRRVEILGGVILIGIGLRILFDHLAL; translated from the coding sequence ATGGATCTCGCGACAACCCTCCTCATCGCCGTCGCCCTCGCGATGGATGCGTTTGCCGTCTCGATCAGCGGAGGCGCCACCCTGCGGGAGGATCGGGGGCGATGGGCCCTCATCGCCGGTGCGCTCTTCGGAGGATTCCAGGCAGGGATGCCGGTGCTCGGGTGGCTCGGCGGGGTGACTCTCGCCTCATTCATCGGGATCTGGGGGCCCTGGATCGCCTTCCTCCTGCTTGCCCTGATCGGCGGGAAGATGATCGTCGAGGCGGTGCGGGGGAACGGCGAGAGCGTGCAGTTTGCCGCCGGGAGCATGGCCGTGCTGTTCCTGCTCGCCGTCGCGACGAGCATCGACGCGCTCGCCGTCGGCGTCACGTTCGCCGTGCTGGATACCCCCATCCTCTGGCCCGCAGTCACGATCGGCATCGTGACCTTCGCCCTCTCCGCCGCCGGCGTGCTCGTGGGGAGCTCCTTTGGCCGGGTGTTCGGGCGGAGGGTCGAGATCCTCGGCGGGGTGATTCTGATCGGCATCGGTCTGCGGATCCTGTTCGACCATCTCGCCCTCTGA